A window from Anaerobaca lacustris encodes these proteins:
- a CDS encoding ankyrin repeat domain-containing protein: MLARGADANAGLPLLRAADAGHVGVVQLLLAYGADVNVRGGLGRTALHAAVSRDHLDVAEILIAGGADVDAPDEEGQVPLSLAMEWGPDEIVRLLVASGVEVTLHVAACIGDLPRLEVLLDAGAQIDSADQKGRTPLHWAAKRGRIDAADFLIGAGADVNVRDMEGNSPLHYAAWQGGTETVRFLIGRGADVNARNRGGGTPLFWVDSAEVAEVLLIGGADVNARAEGGTTPLYTLDSAFDVDSPEHRALAELLLAKGAEIAGGDTYRNSKLLLFAARQGLAHLAEVLLAKGADPDAKDLLDYGSTPLLRAVVHGHREVVKALMDGGADRDVADARGITPLLAAISLDDRAMVELLIDAGASVNVKGPDDSVQRRFPSDTDDGGWAGYLLSRPDASSPLHVVAHLGGRELAELLLARGSDVDLTDCLGDTPLHVAARAGHLDILGLLLTHGADVNKPNRSNMTPLRAGIASRKPGVVLLLLDNGAGINAPDRDGDTPLHAAALRGHKEMVELLLSRGADPGVVDAGGATPLDEANRRGHTEVVELLRRHGAVQ; this comes from the coding sequence TTGCTGGCACGCGGCGCCGACGCCAATGCCGGATTGCCCCTTTTACGTGCCGCTGACGCGGGGCATGTGGGCGTGGTTCAGTTGCTCCTGGCCTACGGTGCCGATGTTAATGTTCGCGGCGGTCTCGGCAGAACCGCCTTGCACGCCGCAGTCAGCCGGGACCACCTCGATGTGGCGGAGATTCTGATCGCCGGCGGTGCTGACGTCGATGCGCCTGACGAGGAGGGACAGGTGCCTCTCTCCCTGGCCATGGAATGGGGGCCAGATGAGATCGTGAGGCTCCTCGTCGCCTCGGGGGTCGAAGTCACCCTTCACGTGGCGGCGTGCATTGGAGACCTCCCAAGACTCGAGGTCCTCCTCGACGCCGGCGCCCAGATCGATTCGGCCGACCAAAAGGGCCGCACGCCTCTGCACTGGGCTGCCAAACGTGGTCGCATCGACGCAGCAGATTTCCTGATTGGCGCCGGTGCGGATGTCAACGTGCGAGATATGGAAGGCAACTCGCCACTTCATTATGCAGCTTGGCAAGGTGGCACGGAAACCGTGAGGTTCCTCATAGGCAGAGGGGCCGATGTCAATGCAAGAAACCGTGGTGGTGGGACGCCGTTGTTTTGGGTAGACAGCGCAGAAGTTGCGGAGGTCCTCCTGATTGGAGGTGCGGACGTCAACGCCAGGGCAGAGGGCGGCACGACGCCACTCTACACTCTGGACTCTGCGTTCGACGTCGATTCACCGGAACATCGAGCGCTGGCGGAACTGCTACTTGCGAAGGGAGCGGAGATTGCTGGAGGGGACACATACCGAAACAGCAAACTCCTCCTCTTCGCCGCACGCCAGGGACTGGCGCATCTGGCTGAGGTGTTGCTGGCCAAAGGGGCTGACCCTGATGCAAAGGATTTGCTTGATTATGGCAGTACGCCTCTGCTCAGGGCAGTTGTTCATGGGCATAGGGAGGTGGTCAAAGCGCTGATGGATGGCGGTGCCGATCGTGACGTCGCCGATGCCCGTGGGATTACGCCTCTGTTGGCCGCGATATCTTTGGATGATAGGGCTATGGTCGAGTTGCTCATTGACGCCGGCGCGAGCGTCAACGTAAAGGGTCCTGATGATTCAGTCCAACGCCGGTTTCCGAGTGACACAGACGACGGGGGCTGGGCTGGATACCTGCTCAGCCGACCGGATGCATCGAGCCCGCTTCATGTTGTCGCCCATCTGGGCGGCAGAGAACTGGCGGAGCTTCTCCTGGCCAGAGGTTCGGATGTCGATTTGACCGATTGCCTCGGCGACACACCACTGCACGTCGCCGCACGTGCTGGCCATCTCGACATTCTCGGGTTGCTTCTGACGCACGGCGCGGATGTCAACAAGCCCAACCGAAGCAACATGACGCCACTGCGTGCCGGCATTGCCAGTCGCAAGCCCGGCGTGGTTCTGCTGCTTCTCGACAATGGCGCCGGCATCAATGCTCCGGACAGGGATGGCGACACGCCTCTGCACGCCGCTGCCCTACGCGGCCACAAAGAGATGGTTGAGTTGCTGCTGTCTCGCGGCGCCGATCCGGGTGTGGTGGATGCCGGTGGGGCTACGCCGCTCGACGAAGCGAATCGTCGGGGCCACACCGAGGTTGTCGAGCTACTGCGCAGGCATGGGGCGGTGCAGTAG
- a CDS encoding Gfo/Idh/MocA family protein, giving the protein MSEATSNTTSRREFLKNTGRVAAASALATGISSSLYAGSDNTIRLALVGCGGRGTGAAVDAMNVRGQGPIKLVAMADAFEDRLTSSYKNLKASHANQVDVPDDRKFVGFDAYKKAMDCLRPGDVAIFGTPPAFRWVHFDYAVQKGLHVFMEKPVTVDGPTTKRMIELSKKADAKNLKVGVGLMSRHSRALQELANRVHDGEIGDIILMRGYRMHGPVGFFASPPKPDNISDLLYQVRRFHSFIWASGGNYSDFYIHVIDHLCWMKGSWPVKVQALGGRHYKESPEGVRYVDQNFDTYAVEYTFADGTKMDFDGRCMDGATQIYSSYLHGTKGSAIASKSGDCGLPSSTYRGQSPDDDKLIWQSRIPRAQQNPYQNEWDDLIDAIRNDKPYNEAERGAIGSMVTSMGRMAAHTGVEITYDQMLNCPHELAPGLDKLTWDSPAPLKADAQGRYPVPQPGIVTDREYA; this is encoded by the coding sequence ATGAGCGAAGCCACAAGCAACACCACATCGCGTCGCGAATTTCTGAAGAACACGGGCCGGGTCGCTGCGGCTTCGGCCCTGGCGACGGGGATCAGTTCGAGCCTGTACGCCGGGAGCGACAACACGATCCGTCTGGCGCTGGTCGGCTGCGGCGGGCGAGGCACGGGCGCGGCCGTCGACGCCATGAACGTCCGAGGCCAGGGCCCGATCAAGCTCGTGGCCATGGCCGACGCCTTCGAGGACCGCCTGACCAGCAGCTACAAGAACCTCAAAGCCAGTCATGCCAACCAGGTGGACGTGCCGGACGACCGCAAATTCGTCGGTTTCGACGCCTACAAGAAGGCGATGGATTGCCTGCGTCCGGGTGACGTGGCGATCTTCGGGACGCCGCCGGCCTTCCGCTGGGTGCACTTCGACTACGCCGTCCAGAAGGGCCTGCACGTCTTCATGGAAAAGCCCGTCACCGTGGACGGTCCGACGACGAAGCGGATGATCGAGCTGTCGAAGAAGGCCGACGCCAAGAACCTCAAGGTTGGCGTGGGCCTGATGTCGCGTCACAGCCGGGCGCTCCAGGAACTGGCCAATCGCGTCCACGACGGCGAGATCGGCGACATCATCCTGATGCGCGGCTACCGCATGCACGGGCCGGTGGGCTTCTTCGCCTCGCCGCCCAAGCCGGACAACATCAGCGACCTGCTCTATCAGGTGCGACGATTCCACAGCTTCATCTGGGCCAGCGGCGGCAACTACAGCGACTTCTACATCCACGTGATCGATCATCTGTGCTGGATGAAGGGCTCCTGGCCGGTGAAGGTCCAGGCCCTCGGCGGTCGCCACTACAAGGAAAGTCCCGAAGGCGTCCGATACGTGGACCAGAATTTCGACACCTACGCAGTCGAGTACACCTTCGCCGACGGCACCAAGATGGATTTCGACGGGCGCTGCATGGACGGCGCGACCCAGATCTACTCCAGCTACCTGCACGGCACGAAGGGCTCGGCGATTGCCTCCAAGAGCGGCGACTGCGGGCTGCCGTCGAGCACGTACCGGGGCCAGTCGCCCGACGACGACAAGCTGATCTGGCAGTCGAGGATTCCAAGGGCACAGCAGAATCCGTATCAGAACGAATGGGACGACCTGATCGATGCGATCCGCAACGACAAGCCCTACAACGAGGCCGAGCGCGGCGCGATCGGCAGTATGGTGACGTCGATGGGCCGCATGGCCGCCCACACGGGCGTGGAGATCACCTACGATCAGATGCTCAACTGCCCGCACGAGCTGGCGCCGGGTCTGGACAAGCTGACCTGGGATTCGCCGGCCCCGCTGAAGGCCGACGCCCAGGGCCGATACCCGGTCCCGCAGCCCGGCATTGTCACCGACCGCGAATATGCATAG
- a CDS encoding Gfo/Idh/MocA family protein, whose amino-acid sequence MSQTASEQTSRREFLKNTGRIAAASTLVAGLGSSLYAAGSDTIHVALIGCGGRGTGAAQNALSVPNGRTKLIALADVFADRVDRSFKGLQERHAAQMDVPDDRKFVGFDAYKKAMDCLRPGDVAISATPPAFREVHLTYAIQKGVHLFMEKPVTVDGPTTKRMLVLAKEADKKNLKIGVGLMVRHCRGRQELKKRIDAGEIGDIHTIRAYRMGGRAATLGPNTSNISDLLYQIRRFHSFLWSSGGLFSDYYIHQIDECSWMKGAWPVEARAIGARHYRGNSVDQNLDNYSVEYTFADGTKFFYGGRHMDGCENAFNSFVHGTKGSAVVSTSAHTPGRVRTYRDQNMARENLIWNFPQPEPSPYQLEWDDLIDAIRRDEPFNETERGAIASMVTSMGRMAAHTGNVITYDQMLNCPHEFAPNVAKFTMDSPAPLKADSEGKYPVPQPGVLKDREYQEFA is encoded by the coding sequence ATGAGTCAAACCGCAAGCGAACAGACATCACGTCGCGAATTCCTGAAGAACACCGGCCGGATCGCCGCGGCCTCCACCCTCGTCGCCGGGCTCGGTTCGAGCCTTTATGCGGCCGGCAGCGACACGATCCACGTGGCCCTGATCGGCTGCGGCGGTCGCGGCACCGGCGCCGCCCAGAACGCCCTGTCGGTCCCGAACGGGCGGACCAAGCTCATAGCCCTGGCCGACGTCTTCGCCGACCGCGTGGACCGCAGCTTCAAGGGGCTCCAGGAGAGGCACGCCGCTCAGATGGACGTGCCGGACGACCGCAAGTTCGTCGGCTTCGACGCCTACAAGAAAGCGATGGATTGTCTGCGTCCGGGCGACGTCGCGATCTCGGCGACCCCGCCGGCGTTCCGCGAGGTGCACCTGACCTATGCCATCCAGAAGGGCGTCCACCTCTTCATGGAGAAGCCTGTGACCGTCGACGGCCCGACCACCAAGCGGATGCTTGTGCTGGCCAAAGAGGCCGACAAGAAGAACCTCAAGATCGGTGTGGGTCTGATGGTCCGACACTGTCGGGGCCGCCAGGAGTTGAAGAAGCGAATCGACGCCGGCGAGATCGGCGACATCCACACGATTCGGGCCTACCGCATGGGCGGACGAGCGGCCACTCTCGGCCCCAACACGAGCAACATCAGCGACCTGCTCTATCAGATTCGCCGATTCCACAGCTTCCTCTGGTCCAGCGGCGGGCTCTTCAGCGATTACTACATCCACCAGATCGACGAGTGCTCGTGGATGAAGGGCGCCTGGCCGGTCGAGGCCCGCGCCATCGGCGCTCGCCACTATCGCGGCAACTCCGTCGATCAGAACCTCGACAACTACTCGGTCGAATACACCTTTGCCGACGGAACCAAGTTCTTCTATGGCGGCCGTCACATGGACGGCTGCGAGAACGCGTTCAACAGCTTCGTGCATGGCACGAAGGGCTCGGCGGTCGTCTCGACCTCGGCCCACACCCCCGGCCGCGTCCGCACCTACCGCGATCAGAACATGGCCCGCGAGAATCTGATCTGGAACTTCCCGCAGCCCGAGCCGAGCCCCTACCAGCTCGAATGGGACGATCTGATCGACGCCATCCGCCGCGACGAACCGTTCAACGAGACCGAGCGCGGCGCGATCGCCAGCATGGTTACGTCGATGGGCCGCATGGCCGCCCACACCGGCAACGTCATCACCTACGATCAGATGCTCAACTGCCCGCACGAGTTTGCTCCGAACGTGGCCAAGTTCACGATGGATTCGCCGGCGCCGCTCAAGGCCGACTCGGAAGGGAAGTATCCGGTGCCGCAGCCGGGTGTTCTGAAGGATCGCGAGTATCAGGAGTTTGCATAG
- a CDS encoding Gfo/Idh/MocA family protein gives MKSPAQSHGLTSLQTENKRSSRRQFLAESSRVVAGSVLGGAALSRAYAGEDNTIRLALIGCGGRGSGAAANALSSQTGPTKLVAMADVFEDRLTRSHKALREQFGERVDAPEDRCFVGFGAYRKAIDCLRPGDVMIQATHAAFRPTHVAYAVEKGVNVFMEKSFAPDPGGTHEILRLGAEAEKKNLKIGCGLMCRHSSARQALIEKIRDGAMGEITLIRAYRMDPGARLGPFKGGENELLWQLRRPYFFLWTSSAWFIEMMIHQVDECCWIKDAWPVSAEGLGGCEPRSNDCSQNVHTYAIEYTFPDGTKAFVNSRNQQHCRNEFATFAHGTKCAAQFSGNVHAPTVQIYKNQRIARDNIAWRPENEKVSPYQAEWDTLLDAIRRDKPHNEVKRAAYTNLASIMGRAAIHTGQVITWDQMMASNFKFCENVNFTIDSPAPVRADAEGRYPVPIPGQWSEI, from the coding sequence ATGAAGAGCCCAGCGCAGTCACATGGCTTGACATCGTTGCAGACAGAGAATAAGCGGTCCTCCCGTCGGCAGTTTCTGGCCGAGAGCTCGCGGGTCGTCGCCGGCTCGGTGCTGGGCGGCGCTGCCCTGTCGCGGGCTTATGCGGGTGAGGACAACACGATCCGGCTGGCCCTGATCGGCTGCGGCGGACGCGGCAGTGGGGCGGCCGCCAATGCCCTCAGTTCGCAGACCGGCCCGACGAAGCTCGTCGCAATGGCCGATGTGTTCGAAGACCGCCTGACGCGGTCGCACAAGGCCCTGCGTGAGCAGTTTGGCGAGCGGGTTGACGCCCCGGAGGACCGGTGTTTCGTCGGCTTCGGCGCCTACCGTAAGGCCATTGATTGTCTGCGACCCGGCGACGTGATGATCCAGGCCACCCATGCGGCCTTCCGCCCGACGCATGTGGCCTACGCCGTGGAGAAGGGGGTCAACGTCTTCATGGAGAAGTCCTTCGCTCCCGATCCGGGCGGCACACACGAAATTCTTCGTCTGGGGGCCGAGGCCGAGAAGAAGAACCTCAAGATCGGTTGCGGACTGATGTGCCGTCATTCCTCGGCGCGGCAGGCGCTGATCGAGAAGATCCGCGACGGCGCGATGGGCGAGATCACGCTGATCCGCGCCTACCGGATGGACCCCGGCGCCCGGCTGGGCCCGTTCAAGGGTGGCGAAAACGAGCTGCTCTGGCAGCTTCGGCGTCCGTACTTCTTCCTGTGGACCTCGTCGGCGTGGTTCATCGAGATGATGATCCATCAGGTGGACGAGTGCTGCTGGATCAAGGATGCCTGGCCGGTCTCGGCCGAGGGGCTGGGCGGGTGCGAGCCGCGAAGCAACGATTGCAGCCAGAACGTCCACACCTACGCCATCGAGTACACCTTCCCCGACGGGACCAAGGCGTTCGTCAACAGCCGTAACCAGCAGCATTGCCGCAACGAGTTTGCCACCTTCGCACACGGGACGAAATGCGCCGCCCAGTTCTCCGGCAACGTCCATGCCCCGACGGTGCAGATCTACAAGAACCAGCGGATCGCCCGCGACAACATCGCTTGGCGACCGGAAAACGAGAAGGTCAGCCCATACCAGGCCGAATGGGATACGCTGCTCGACGCAATCCGCCGGGACAAGCCACACAACGAGGTCAAACGGGCCGCCTATACCAATCTGGCCTCCATTATGGGACGGGCCGCCATTCATACGGGCCAGGTCATCACCTGGGACCAGATGATGGCGTCGAATTTCAAGTTCTGCGAGAATGTCAACTTCACCATCGACAGTCCTGCGCCGGTGCGGGCCGACGCCGAAGGCCGCTATCCGGTCCCGATCCCCGGCCAGTGGTCGGAGATCTGA